The Lycium barbarum isolate Lr01 chromosome 11, ASM1917538v2, whole genome shotgun sequence genome contains the following window.
ttttttttttttttcataagagTTCAAGTATTTTTGGTACTCGTCACTGATTAGAGATTTTAAATTCCTTTTTAAGTATTACTACAACTTTGTGTTAGAGGTGTTTTTATGTAGCTTATATAATATAGTCTCTCTGGTCGTATGATCCTTTTACACGCCCGTTTATTCATTAACCATCAGAGTTATTTGACCACTTTATTTTCATTTATCCTTTGATCTTTCACTGCACTAATCCCTCTCCAATCAGGTAGCTCAATATTGTCGAGGCTTAAAGTCAAACTTCAATGAAgagccttaattttttttaatcacaAAAATGAGAATagaaaaaaattcatatttattatttcatttaaAGTCTACTTTTTGAGGATCTATGCCAGATGTCTCACTAATTTCCTCAAGAGCCTTTTTTTGATATTGTATCAAAGACTCAATTCTTCTTTTTTGAGTTTTGAACAATCGGATTCATATTTTCTAATtgacatattttatattttaataaataGTTAAAAAGACAATATCTATTACGTAGTAAAATATCAAAAACAAGCAAATTTTAGATGAAAACAATACTAAGAAAATTGAAATAATATAACCTGATTCAAGAGGTTGATAACTTGATTTGAGAATACTTATTTGATGCTTCAATACACCTCTTGCAATATTTGGTGCCCGAGAAAAGACAAAGATAGCAAATTGCTATTCATACGTTGTAGCTCTTGTCTTTTATAGAAATATATAATCAAAGACTCTCttgaagaaacaaagaagaaTGTAAAAGCGTTGAAGTATATTAAAGTTTAAAGAAAGATCAAAGTAGATTGAGTATTGTAGAGAAATCATGTCAATCAGGGCCCATCTTTTTCATCAATATACTAAATATTGATCGAACATTTTGTATACTATTAGTTACTTACTGATTTAGAGGCCTTTCTATCAATTAATTAACTATTTTCTTTTAATGAcaaaaaatactcaaaatacttaTAATTTTCCAAAAACAAACATATATCGATGAAAAATGGGGTCCCCAAAAATGAGGGGCCCAAAACCTAAGCTTCAGATGCTTCACTCAAAAGCCGCCATGTCTGCAATACATGCTTACTCTAACAATGCCAACGATGATATTGAAAAAAATAATTGTAAGTGAGAATTAGATGCATTGACTCTATGATGCAAGTCTAGGGAATATTAATGAACTTTTAATTTTCCTTAACAGAAATAACTAAAATTAATTAATACAGTGAAAAACTTGGCCACCAAGTCATAATAATTAAAGAGACTGGGAATATTAGGCCAATCCTGCTGCTAATATCTTTTGGGGTATAGGGTTGAGGTGTGTGCGGGTGTATGTGTCTGTGTGGAAGGAGGGGGAGTGCGCGAGGGGTGGGGGGGAGTAGTTACACGGATTTCCCTATAAATTGCGAAGCCCCTACAGATACAGCTAAACTCCTGCAGTTGTAATTAGAAACAAGAAATACCAGCAAATACTTGTCCTTGATAATAACACCCCAAGTTTTGATCTTGTCATTCCATTTTCAACATATAGTTATTCTTGCACCATTGTAATTTCACCAAACAACAATGGTGGTCTTAACAAAACCTACCATTGAGCACTTTCCCATAATCAACTGCAAAGCCCCCTCATTCTTGAATGATATTCCAGTGATAGACCTCTCTAAACCCGACTCAAAAAACCTCATTGTTAAGGCCTGTGAAGAATTTGGATTCTTCAAAGTGATAAATCATGATGTCCCTATTGAATTCATAAGTAAACTTGAATCTGAAGCCATCAAATTCTTCTCATTTCCCCTCTCTGAAAAACTAAAAACAGGTCCTGCTGACCCTTTTGGCTATGGCAACAAAAAGATTGGACAGAATGGCGATATTGGTTGGGTCGAATACATTCTCCTTTCAACAAACTCTGAATTCAATTACCTCAAATTCGCATCTATATTAGGTGTAAATCCAGAAAACATTCGGTAAGATATTAAAACAAAGTAATGTCTTAATATCTTGATTTTTATTTATCTTTTATTGATTTTGTCATTTTTATTGCAGGGCTGCAGTAAATGATTATGTGTCAGCGGTGAAGAAAATGTCGTGCGAGATTCTTGAAATGCTGACAGAGGGATTAAAGATTCATCCTAAGAATGTTTTCAGTAAGCTATTAATGGACCAAAAAAGTGACTCTGTTTTCAGGCTCAATCACTATCCACCATGTCCTGAGATTGAAGAATTCAATGGAAAAAATATGATTGGATTTGGAGAGCATACTGACCCACAAATCATATCTGTATTAAGATCCAACAACACTTCCGGCCTTCAAATTTTACTAAAAAATGGCCACTGGATTTCTGTCCCACCTGATCAGAGTTCTTTTTTCGTCAATGTTGGTGACTCATTGCAGGTACACAACAACACTCATCATTTTTCTACTTGTCTTATGGAACAGTGGAAGCTTTATAGTTACGGGCTCGGCAGAACTTAGTAGTTCCGACTCAAACCTTGTACTACTATTTATATTGAAAGTTTCGTTTAATATGCATAAATAACCTATT
Protein-coding sequences here:
- the LOC132617231 gene encoding gibberellin 2-beta-dioxygenase 1-like, with protein sequence MVVLTKPTIEHFPIINCKAPSFLNDIPVIDLSKPDSKNLIVKACEEFGFFKVINHDVPIEFISKLESEAIKFFSFPLSEKLKTGPADPFGYGNKKIGQNGDIGWVEYILLSTNSEFNYLKFASILGVNPENIRAAVNDYVSAVKKMSCEILEMLTEGLKIHPKNVFSKLLMDQKSDSVFRLNHYPPCPEIEEFNGKNMIGFGEHTDPQIISVLRSNNTSGLQILLKNGHWISVPPDQSSFFVNVGDSLQVMTNGRFKSVKHRVLANSVKSRLSMIYFGGPPLTEKIAPLPSLIEGKDSLYKEFTWFEYKKSAYKSRLADNRLVLFEKNLQ